In Fuerstiella sp., the following are encoded in one genomic region:
- a CDS encoding RidA family protein: MSIASRRRFLGSCAIFTAGATAGSLVPRSNSTLVQAGVERTSGAEARLRDLGIELRESSAPSAPFRPAVQVENILYLSGHGPRKPDGGFVKGKVGKSLSMEEAQTAARLTGLDMLSTIRGALGSLDKVERLVKVTGMVNSTDDFTQHPQVINGFSTLMIDVFGEQAGKGARSAVGMSGLPFGIAVEIEAVFQVRES; encoded by the coding sequence ATGTCAATTGCGAGTCGACGTCGTTTTCTTGGGAGCTGCGCTATATTCACAGCAGGAGCCACTGCCGGGTCGCTGGTTCCCAGATCAAACTCCACACTGGTACAAGCAGGTGTTGAACGGACATCCGGTGCAGAAGCCAGGCTTCGTGATTTAGGAATAGAACTGCGTGAATCGAGTGCACCCAGTGCCCCATTCAGACCTGCCGTACAGGTTGAAAACATACTCTATCTTTCGGGACACGGTCCTCGAAAACCGGATGGTGGTTTTGTCAAAGGGAAAGTCGGTAAATCGCTGTCCATGGAAGAAGCACAGACTGCCGCCCGTCTGACAGGACTGGACATGCTCAGCACAATACGCGGTGCGCTGGGAAGCCTCGACAAGGTCGAACGCCTTGTCAAAGTGACCGGAATGGTCAACAGCACGGACGACTTCACACAACATCCTCAGGTTATCAACGGGTTCAGTACGCTGATGATCGATGTGTTTGGTGAACAAGCCGGTAAGGGCGCCCGCAGTGCCGTGGGAATGAGTGGTTTGCCGTTCGGCATTGCCGTCGAAATTGAAGCCGTGTTTCAGGTTCGTGAATCGTGA
- a CDS encoding phytanoyl-CoA dioxygenase family protein encodes MSKITTPAIDPEEEIPFMNIDSTDFSSISRAEQIRRLEVEGFVVFPEILKPDLIATIKSELADVEMAHTSYSVSQTRAVTQPQWQSRAVAELIGYPPMIEFLNDLMGPDIVFTRGFFQRTHPGSPGISMHTDGQPHGSDLFGYEGSCPRLVRVLYYLDDLTPDRAPFRLIPRSHISFHADASPYVRYKSHPEEVTVTVPAGSAVVVPSLLVHASHPNRDTSPRELVQLGYRPAWAGPIQPVDEWDPELVAAAPEIAKPFLKSLNTTGMVWEQPHKPTGMKTEAPGLNPSRWGDV; translated from the coding sequence ATGAGCAAAATCACGACTCCAGCGATCGATCCCGAAGAAGAAATTCCCTTCATGAACATCGATTCAACGGATTTTTCCTCCATCAGTCGAGCGGAGCAGATTCGTCGTCTTGAGGTTGAGGGATTCGTGGTCTTTCCGGAGATTCTGAAACCGGATCTGATTGCCACGATTAAGAGTGAACTTGCTGATGTGGAAATGGCGCATACGAGTTACAGCGTATCCCAGACCAGAGCTGTCACGCAGCCGCAGTGGCAAAGTCGAGCGGTTGCTGAGTTGATTGGTTATCCACCGATGATCGAATTTCTCAATGATCTCATGGGGCCGGATATTGTGTTTACGCGAGGATTTTTTCAGCGGACGCATCCCGGATCCCCAGGGATCTCGATGCATACCGATGGCCAGCCTCACGGCTCCGACCTTTTTGGATATGAAGGCAGTTGCCCGCGTTTGGTACGGGTGCTGTATTACCTGGACGATCTGACACCTGATCGGGCTCCATTTCGGCTGATTCCCCGATCTCACATCTCATTTCATGCCGATGCCAGTCCCTATGTACGTTACAAGTCTCACCCGGAAGAAGTGACTGTGACGGTGCCGGCGGGTTCGGCTGTCGTTGTTCCGTCGCTCCTGGTGCATGCCAGCCATCCCAACAGGGATACCAGTCCGCGTGAGCTCGTACAGCTCGGTTACCGTCCTGCGTGGGCAGGACCAATTCAACCGGTTGATGAATGGGATCCGGAACTGGTCGCCGCCGCACCGGAGATTGCCAAGCCATTCCTGAAAAGTCTCAATACCACCGGTATGGTGTGGGAGCAGCCGCATAAACCGACGGGAATGAAGACCGAGGCCCCCGGTCTCAACCCAAGCCGCTGGGGAGACGTTTGA